The Capsicum annuum cultivar UCD-10X-F1 chromosome 1, UCD10Xv1.1, whole genome shotgun sequence sequence CCTATAAACTTAAAAcacttattaagaaaatattaattagagatctattttatcaaattagccttattaattatgctttaaaaatataaatttgagtgaatacactttatttagttatttaatgttGAAGGTAGtattaaaagaatataataaaatcctCTTAATTTCATCAAATAGACAAGTAAAGTGAAACAAATACTTTTAGTAAGAGAGTCCGCTAAAACGAAATGAAGGGAGTAGATAACAATTTATTAGATTAACTTAGGTTAAGCTGGCATTAATTAATTTTCGTATTATGTGGGGAAAAAATGGTTATGAACTGAACCTCCTGACGCAAAAACTATTCTTAGGGGCAATTGAAATTGTCCTTTGCTGGCCGAACGATTCATTTCCGTGCCAAAATTTAATGTTAATTTTTATGTGGTTCggattattaaaatttttaatgaatgTACGGGAGATTCTCCAAAAACAAGATATCCTTAAAAATTTCATTCAAATACTGTAACATATTAGAAACGTGCGAATAACAAAAGATTTCATTTGATAAATTTATGGGGGTGGGAGTGGGAGTGGGTGGGGGGGGGTTTCTATTTCAAatatgtatcatatatatatatgctacttTATATTCTACCATCTCTAAATGCGACTTAATATTAACCACTGTTATTAGTAATTAAAATTTGAACCTTAACCACCTGACCTCAATGATGTGAATTTGATAGGGGGGGAAACAGAAAatgtttttctaatttttttatttttgatcgaTCAAGGTATTTGACAAACAtactaacaatttttttaaaaataaaaaaatgactttcttcgtaaaaataaaaaaaataaattgcataataatatttcaagattattatctCTTTCCTACCCATCCCAACCTCCAACAGTCCACCCCCACCCGCTGATCATTCTAGCCACGCCACCTCGTATCTCCACTCCTCATCTCATTTTGTTCTCATAGTATTGTGTTGAATAACGTATAAATGTTCTTGAAATAATATTTACTTAATTAGTTACCAAACACTAAAAACTAAGGCCCTGTTTCgtcatgattattattatttttatatttttttttgcttattctaaaaatcaattttcactttttttgaactcatttttctcacaaaaatttaaaacaacttcAGTTTACATTCATGACCAAAGTCAACTCCAACTCTATACGtaattttttatgataaattaGTTAAAACTACACCTTAACTTGACATTATTATCTCAAATcccaaatccttaaaataattacaaaaatctatTCGTACTCTTTTTCTCTCCAAATCTCCAGCACATCACAAACTTTTTCCAAATCCATTTGAAACACCCTTTTCCCTCATACTCTCTCTTTCTATTTCAGAAGACATTCACAATCGTTCATGATGTCCGATGAACAACCACCGCAATCAACATCATCCACGCGTGGCATCCTCCACCACCACCTTACCACCAATCTACATCCATCCCTGACGTGAGCCTTTCGAACACGACATTCTCCTTATCCCTAAACTTATCTTCACCGACAGAGCTAAATCTCCTCTTCTAATTCGTGATAAACTCTTATCCTCAACCTCAGGACCAGCGCCACATCGAGTTAAGCGATTGCGGTATCACTACAGATTTCGAATGATTAGTACAAAATAATTCGAGTCATGAGGAATTTTGAAATCCAGAGATTTGTCAATGGAGGTTGAAGATGATGATGTTAATGAAGATACATAAGAATGATGTATCTATTAAGAAAGTTCGGAAAGACATAAGAATaatgtatttgataaaaaaagacaagaaaatacATCACACGATTCTTCATCAAATGTTCAAAAATTATGTATCTTACTGAATATTAGGTTACAAATACGTAAGAAAAATGTGTTTgattgaaaatatataaaaataataatgtagtAGAATGTTTTTTGTACTACTGATACACAAGACTTATGTATCCGAATGGATCTCTGTGACGTTAATATATAAGAGTTATATATCGATATTTATGTATCAGATGTTGATGTATGCGAATTTTAGTTATGTATCAcgataataaatgaataattaaaattttatataaatattaaaacagATGAAATTTTATGTAGTTAAATATTAAACTGTTGGAatttatgtataattttttttggaaaatgcaTTATTTTCACCCTAAACTacagtcgaaaagtcgaatccacacctaaattatataagtgacctattacacaccttaactataaaaaagtgatattttttacaccctgtcaggcattacactacttgcatgtggtgtggtgttttacacgcACTGTCACGTCAGCATAatccgaaaaaataataaatttattattttcataaaaaaaaaattctttttaattttcttccccttcttcttcaatgtctaaaacctctattgttgtcaatgtccaaaacctccattacaccatattcaccatcataaactttatcccaccaacaaaattaccataacaattaatttcttctaacaataTTCTTCATCCGTAACCCAtcgtcttttcttaaaaaaaataaaaaaaattctcaattataATGGccattattgtttcaaaaaaaGTCATTCGACTGTTGGTCTCTGTATTTTAAATGGTAATGACCAATACATTTTCGTACTTTTTCTATTTGCTTTTCagctatatttaaaaaaaaaaaacaactaatatggtagcaaactccatttttggatggattaataatTAACAGACAGAGAGGAGAAAGTCGACGATGAATTCGACTTTTCCAACGAGAATTCACCGAAAAACACGCTTGccacaaaatttatatattttttttataaaatttgattgtGTTCgtttaaacatcaaatacaatttgACTTTGTTCATTGTGAAATTGACATTGATTTGATAAAGGTGGAGGATGAATTATGTTATTTGGGGATGGGGTTGAAATTTGGAGGTGAGGTGATGAAGAAATTGTGTTGGTTGGGatggggtgatgaagaagatgattgttTGGGGGTGGGGATGGGGAGATGGATGCTGGGTTTGGGGAGGagtattttaattctttaaatttttttgtattaattttaaatttaaatgcgttattttttatttaaatagttaTATATTTTTCACGTCAGATATAGgaagtaaaaattattatttttttatagttaaggtgtgtagtaaattatttatatagtttagatataaatttaatttttttaccatTTATATAGTTTAGATATGAATTTGACTTTTCGACTAAAGTTTgaattgaaaatgatttttccccaatcttttcttttgaaaatgtCATGGCCAAATGCAGAGACTAAACAAGAAGTTGATTTGGGAGAAAACATTTTGAAATCATTTTCTCCTCTTTTACCAAACACACCATCGATGCTATATTTCGCTCTGCTTTTCTCGCAGTGATTTCAAAACAATGGCTTCCACTCCCCGAACACGCCCTAAGCACAAaacttcctcctcttcttctcgCCATTCTACATCTTCCATTCATATTCCTCTAGAACCTTCCTCAAATTTATTCCCTGCCTCTATCTCGGAGTTTTCAAGGCTCATCGCCGTCGTCGCTGTTGCCGCCGCCGTTGCATTTGCCTGTAATTATGTTTACACTTATCTCAATTACCAGCCTAAACCTTTCTGCGATAGCAATTCCGACCTCGACGACTCTTTCTACGGTTACTCccatcttcttcttgttcttttttaaatttgttgCTTTCTTATGTTTATTTAGCATTTGCTGCAAATCCTGATAACAATAACCTCCTTTGTCCCTGTTTAtttgcctctctctctctctctttaattgagttatgctaaaaaaaaaaaaacctagaaTATACACTTTTTGGAGTTTCATTTCTGAATGATCAGGTGCGCAAGTGAGTCTCATACATAAGTATCACTAACTAAAGAATCTCGATTTTTTCGAGTTTCATATTTGATTGATCAGGTGCACGAGTTTTATACATCAACTATCAACAATAAAAGTATCCCCTTTTTTCGAGTTTTAAATCTGAATTATCATGTGTGCCAGTTTTCTACTTGAACTCTAtaaccaactatttatcaaacCACACCTCAAGTATCACTTATTCTTTCTTCCTGCCTGAAATATCACCATTGTTCGGGTAGGAAAAGGAACCATGGATAATTGAGGTGgtttttgataaatagttggtgattGTTCAAGTAGGAAACTTAAGCTTGCACACCTGATAGTTCAGGTGAAACTTGAAAAAGCCAGGATGCTTGATTTTTGACCCTTCACTTTTTTTGGCAAGTCTCAGAATGTTTCGCATCATACTGGTTTGATACAATTTTCACAGATTTCAACCATTTGAGTttatcaaattattcaaaatttaaaattttcagtaTGAAGTTTTCAATGGCGTAccaatttttttaaagttatgTTAATGTTCTCTTATGCCATCTGCTAAATAAGGAAGCTGTAGTGCCTGAAGTATTCAATCTGTTGGAAACTAAGAAAGGGAGAAGCTTTTGGTAGAGAACGACTCCTATCTTCGGTTCCCAACTTCATTTTTGGCATATAAATCATACTTAATCCTTAAATTGAGgagcataatccataaaatcaaGGGAAAAAACAAATTACTGGATTGGCTGTTTTTCGATTACAGTGGCTCATGACCTGCTCTTGTTTTGAAAAACTTGTTACTCAGAATGACGGGATTGGCTTATGAGCATATTTGACAACCATGGTCACTAATCACAGTATTCTATAAATAATGGGTCAAGTTGTTACTATCATTAAGACAATGGAAAATGTTAGGTGATCAAACGATTCATGTAAAAACCTTAATCTATATCACATAATAGAGTTGGTCAAACGAGTCATGACTCATGACAATGGCTTACATAAAGCCTAACATGGGTGGTCATGCGTTTTTAAGTAGAAGTTTTTAGAAGCAGAGTTCTGGGGTCAGCTGATTGTTTCTGTAGGATTGTTTAGATTCTTGtagttcaacaacaacaacagcatactTAGTGAAATACTTGTAGATCATATATGACATATCAACCTGAGGGTACGCATAACGTAATTGCTCGTCTTTgtacacaacctctccttttatGAAGCATGATACTTTTGGACTGTGCTGTATATCATTGTATCTTGTGACTTGTGAGACACTATGTCTATGCATCAAATATACCATTATGCAGATTGCAGAATGACACCAATTATTTGGTATATTGCTATTACTTAGGGAAACCGCTATTAACAAGGAgggcaaaagaaagataaaacttCCGTAATTTGTAAATAGTGGGGGATCGGCATATGGTTGGTTATCTGTTTTCCTCTGTTAGATTCCTCTTTGCAGAGGAAAGAAGCATAAGATCACCAGAAATGTAGCATTTCCTTCCCTTTGCACCTTTATTCCTCCCTCCTTATTTTCTCTGCCTGATTCTCTTCTTATCTCCTCCGGCGAAAGAGTTTTTTGTAGATGATGGTTGACTATTAATTGAAGTTTCGATCTTGCATATTACCAGACAAAAAATCAACATATTACTAAGTACCTTCTGCAGCTTAACAGTCTCAGTGATGTGGTTTATCATATGTTATTTCCATGTGTTTCTGTTTGCATTTACTTATCTTAGAACATCTCTTAATTGTGTGATCCTCTTTATGTTTCAGAAGCCAAACTGTGGAACACTATGTTCACCACTGCTGGCATCTTAAATAACTCTCAACTTTTTCGATGTTCTTTGAAATCGATAGCTGTGTTGGGTTTTAATGATTTCTCTTGGCTTTAGACTTCTGTGAGCCTTGTCCACTTAATGGAGTATGTCATGAAGGCAAACTAGAGTGTGCTCATGGCTACCGGAGGCTTGGGAACTTATGTGTTGAAGATTCAAATATAAACGCAGCAGCTAAAAAGCTTGTGAGCGAGACCTATTTACTTTCGGTTATTCACATTTCAGTGTTGATTAAATTTGGGTTTTAAATGCTTAGACAATAATGTAATTACATATGTGCAGTCAAAGTTAGTAGAAGGTTTTCTTTGTGAAGAATATGCTCAATATTCATGCACCGGCACTGGCACTGTTTGGGTGCGTtgctctctctccctctctctctcacacaaaaACACTCTCTCTCACACGCACACTTTACATGCACAAACTCAAAAAGAGAAATCCTCAAAATTAGTTTGTATTATAAAGCTACTTAACTAACTCTCTCAATCAGTTTGACGCTCTCCTTTTAGGTTCAAGGTAACCAATTGTGGGAAAAAGTGAACgaatctaaaataatggatgCATTTGGATTGAACGGGGCTGTTTATGCTCATGCCATGAAAAGAGCCATGGAGACACTTCGCGAGGTTTTAGAGACTAGGCTGAACGATCATGGGTATGCTCTGCAGGTTTATAACCATGATTTACAACAAGCAGATGAAagtatatcattttttttttttcaataatgttTCTTCATCTTTTGTCTAGAATTGAAGAGTTGAAGTGTCCAGATTTGCTGGTCCCACATTATACACCAGTTTCCTGTCGCATCCAGCAGTGGATTCTGGCGAATGCTTTGTTATTGGTTCCATCTTGTGCATTGGTACTCCACAGTAAGAGCAGCCTTTGAAAGCTTATATTATAAGTTATAATCATCTAAACCTTGTTGACAATATTGGGATTTACAGCTCCTGGGATGCGTTTTCATATTGTTAAAACTCCGTCGGAGGTACTACTTGTCAGTAAAAGCTGAACAGATATATAATGAGGTTTGTGACATCATTTTCTTTCCTTGGAGAATCTATCATTTGATCTTGTTTATTTTCAGTGTCAACTTGTGACTGGCTATACTACTTGAAATGCTAGGATTCATCTCCTTTAAATATAATGAGTCAATATACCTATAACACTTCAGGGCTAAGGGGCATATGTGCCTTAGATAACAATTATAAGCCTCTCAGCAGTTGTGAATATTAACCCTGATCTCTAAATGTTCTCTCATCTTACTCCTCTGGGCATCTATTATTTTTCTTCTGGTTTACTACTTCAAAGCTTACCTCAGCGCCCGTTCTATCAGTAAAATAAtgccacatgtttgataaaatagatACTTGAATATGCTTTACTCTTTAAGCCGAGTCTTGGATGCATTCATGCTAGATCGCccaaaatttctaagttttgagCTGGTTCGTGGTTCACCTTAGCTCAAATGGGTAGGCCTCAAACTTGAATGAAACAAGCTCAAGTCATGAGCTGAAGTTTTGACTTCCAAAGCCATGAATTGAACTGGTCTCCAACTTTAGCACCTCAAATTAACAGCTATTTAATTTGAATCACCAAGTATTAACAATGGTGTAAGGTAACAAACAATACCACAGATAAAACTCTACTAATGTTAacatattcataattcaaatgcaaaagttctaaatttgctAAACCTGCTTTTGTTCCAATTTGAATGCCGCTTTTTGCTGTTCAAAATGTTTGATCTCaatgcttcttttttttttttttaattttcttaaacatATTCTTATATTTCCAAAAAAATAAGATAGCCTCTCCATTTCAATTTATGGGATGGAGTTTGACTCAACACgaggttgaagaagaaagggaAGACATTTGAACTTTTTGGTCTTAAACATGTTGTAACAATTGTGTGGCTATCATTACATTTGTATGGCTATAAAAGCTTCCCATTTAGGATAAAATGAGAAGTCTAAAGTTAAAATATTTTCCGATTATAATAACGTGTCCTTCTTAAAACAGACTAAAATGTAGTAGTATCACATAAATGGGAAGAGAGGGAGTAATTGCTTCTTCTTGTACTTCTTAAGTTACCAAATATGTAACTTTATTTTTGTAGCAAATAATATAACGACCTTCTGAGTTGTATATGAAGATGATCAAGTAGAAGTCGATGAACATAAGAAGATATTGAATTTATGACCAAGAGGATACTCTTAGATGCAAATAATATAATGACCTTCTGATTTGTATATGAAGATGATCAAGTAGAAGTCGATGAACATAAGAAGATATTGAATTTATGACAAAGGGGATACTCTTAGATAGGACCTAAGAGTGCTTTTCAGGAAaaaggaataaagaaaaaaaatatagcaaCACTGATATTCTGTCCATCCCAAGTTGCACAGTAGGTAAGTCACTAGTCCTAATCGTTTGCCAGTCGGGATGGTTTCAGATTTGTTATCTCTCTTGATGTGATAGGCTTGTGATGTACTTGAAGAGAAGGCAGTGAGTGCAAGAAGTATGACCGGCGAGCGTGAACCTTGGGTGGTGGCATCACTGTTACGTGATCATCTTCTTTCACCCAAGGAAAGAAAGGATCCAATGTTATGGAAAAAGGTGCTCATGTCCTCTTTTCTATTTGTTTTCCTGCATTTTTTGGTTTAGGGATGGATGGTACTATGCTTCCTACTTCTCCTATGCCCAGTTAAAAAAGCTTTCAGagtataacaagatagtgtaacgtTCTTGATTGAAAAAAGAAGATAGTGTAAGGCTGTATCTTTTACAATGATACtactatatattttgtaggttGAGCAGTTGGTTCAAGAAGATTCTCGGCTAGAGAGATACCCTAAAATGGTCAAAGGTGAATGTAAGGTGGTCTGGGAATGGCAAGGTACGGAAGGCATTTTACCACGGAACCGCCTTAATCTTGAGTTAAACAGTTGTTTTTGTCGATCGTATCCTCACCTCATGAGTTAAATTTTGGGATTAAGTTAGGCCTAAAGTCCGTATCTTTATCATGGTACCAAAACAGGCAAAGGTCCGGTATTCGAGTCTTATCTCCCCCCATTATCATTTGCATTAGAACTTTAATGCAACATAAGTTCCACACAGTTTCATGTTGATAATGTCTTGATGGAAACACATATAGTGATTTTACTCCCATGTATGCCTCTTAGAAACACTTGTTTGTGGTAAAGGTTaatggtttttgaattttttgttgtttttctctttcgACGTTTTCTCCTTCCTAAAGTTTTTATAGAAAATTTAATTGCATATCTTTCTCCAATAATAGAATTTTGGCTCTCAATACCTCAAAAGTGGAATCTAATGGACTTTAGTCTTTCTGTTTTTCTAGTTGAGGGTTCTTTTTTAAGCTCTTCGGGCAAGAGGAAGAAGGCCAAAGAAAGCAGGCTAACATCAGGTCAACATACAGATCCCTCCCCTCAGCAAAGAAAATGGCCATGGAAGGCCAAGGATCCTGTGAAATGCTGAGCTTTCAACCTACACTGTTGTATGCGTGTTTTTAGATTGCTGTATGGTACTTTTTATCTGGGCAAAAAGCATTTCCGGTGTTATGCTCTTGCGCCCGTGGTACACATCTCACGGTAGCCTTGTAAATCTAATTATTTGTCTGGTGTTAAAGCACATTAGTCTGCAACAGGAAACACAACAATTTTGATAATAGAATTCATGTGTAAGTTTGATGTTCCTTTATGCTTTCCTTAATAGACCTTGAACTTTGACGGACAATTTTACCAGCTAGCTCAAGAATTAGTGTTATTTTAGATGGACTAAACCCCACCTAACATGAGAATGAAAATAGACTTGAATATAAATGCCCTATGCTTTGGTTTGTGGTTTGTTTTGTTTCCCAAATATTTCCACTTTCTTACAGTACTGTTATACTAAATTCTAGACTCACCATGTGATGTTATAGTACCCTTGTGTGGTTTACATGTCAATTTACTAAGGAAAATGATGCTAGGTCTCACATTatatacaacaacatatccagtgtattctCACACAGCGAGGTCTGGGAAGGATAAAgtatacgtagtccataccactaaggtggaaaggttgttttcgatataCACTTAGCTCAAGACAATGGATTCCAGGAAAAAGATGTAAAAGGGGCACAGAAGGCAATAAGGAGTGACACAAAAATAGAAAGTAATAGAACAATACTATAGTCATTTGGTGTGAAGTACAAGGGATAAGTAGTCTCAGGATAAAatgaaggattattttatttcatatttggttgGAGTTATTAGTCAATatcgggataacttatctcacCATTTACACCAAAGTGATGGGATATATCCCATAtgcatggtgg is a genomic window containing:
- the LOC107869157 gene encoding uncharacterized protein LOC107869157 encodes the protein MASTPRTRPKHKTSSSSSRHSTSSIHIPLEPSSNLFPASISEFSRLIAVVAVAAAVAFACNYVYTYLNYQPKPFCDSNSDLDDSFYDFCEPCPLNGVCHEGKLECAHGYRRLGNLCVEDSNINAAAKKLSKLVEGFLCEEYAQYSCTGTGTVWVQGNQLWEKVNESKIMDAFGLNGAVYAHAMKRAMETLREVLETRLNDHGIEELKCPDLLVPHYTPVSCRIQQWILANALLLVPSCALLLGCVFILLKLRRRYYLSVKAEQIYNEACDVLEEKAVSARSMTGEREPWVVASLLRDHLLSPKERKDPMLWKKVEQLVQEDSRLERYPKMVKGECKVVWEWQVEGSFLSSSGKRKKAKESRLTSGQHTDPSPQQRKWPWKAKDPVKC